From Paraburkholderia sabiae, a single genomic window includes:
- the hppD gene encoding 4-hydroxyphenylpyruvate dioxygenase, giving the protein MKVSTWENPVGTDGFEFIEYTAPDPVALGKLFEQMGFTAIAKHRHKDVTLYRQGDINFIVNAEPDSFAQRFARLHGPSICAIAFRVQDAAKAYKRALDLGAWGFDNKTGPMELNIPAIKGIGDSLIYFVDRWRGKNGATPNSIGDISIYDVDFEPIPGANPNPAGHGLTYIDHLTHNVHRGRMQEWAEFYERLFNFREVRYFDIEGKVTGVKSKAMTSPCGKIRIPINEEGSETAGQIQEYLDAYRGEGIQHIALGSSDIYKTVDGLRSSKITLLDTIDTYYELVDRRVPNHGEPLEELRKRKILIDGAHDDLLLQIFTENQIGPIFFEIIQRKGNQGFGEGNFKALFESIELDQIRRGVVQDKA; this is encoded by the coding sequence ATGAAGGTTTCAACTTGGGAGAACCCCGTCGGCACCGACGGCTTCGAATTCATCGAATACACCGCGCCGGATCCCGTCGCGCTCGGCAAGCTGTTCGAGCAGATGGGCTTCACGGCGATCGCGAAGCATCGTCACAAGGACGTGACGCTGTACCGTCAGGGCGACATCAACTTCATCGTCAACGCGGAGCCCGATTCGTTCGCTCAGCGTTTTGCGCGTCTGCATGGTCCGTCGATCTGCGCGATCGCGTTCCGCGTGCAGGACGCCGCGAAAGCGTACAAGCGCGCGCTCGACCTCGGCGCGTGGGGCTTCGACAACAAGACGGGCCCGATGGAGCTGAACATTCCCGCGATCAAGGGCATCGGCGATTCGCTGATCTATTTCGTCGACCGCTGGCGCGGCAAGAACGGCGCGACGCCGAACAGCATCGGCGACATCAGCATCTACGACGTCGATTTCGAGCCGATTCCCGGCGCGAATCCGAATCCGGCCGGCCACGGCCTCACCTATATCGATCACCTGACGCACAACGTCCATCGCGGCCGCATGCAGGAATGGGCCGAGTTCTACGAGCGCCTGTTCAATTTCCGCGAAGTGCGTTACTTCGATATCGAAGGCAAGGTGACGGGCGTGAAGTCGAAGGCGATGACGTCGCCGTGCGGCAAGATCCGCATTCCGATCAACGAGGAAGGCTCGGAAACGGCGGGACAAATCCAGGAATATCTCGACGCGTATCGCGGCGAGGGCATCCAGCACATCGCGCTCGGTTCGAGCGACATCTACAAAACGGTCGACGGCCTGCGCAGTTCGAAGATCACGCTGCTCGACACGATCGACACCTACTACGAACTCGTCGACCGCCGCGTGCCGAATCACGGCGAGCCGCTCGAAGAACTGCGCAAGCGGAAGATTCTGATCGACGGCGCACACGACGACCTGTTGCTGCAGATCTTCACCGAGAACCAGATCGGACCGATCTTCTTCGAGATCATCCAGCGCAAGGGCAATCAGGGTTTCGGCGAAGGCAACTTCAAGGCGCTCTTTGAATCGATCGAACTGGATCAGATTCGCCGCGGTGTCGTGCAAGACAAGGCCTAA